The region GAAAAAACTGAGTATCTTTATTTTGTAGCAAGAGGAGATGGAACTCATATATTTTCAAAAACTTACGAGGAACATTTAAAAAATAAAAGAAGTGCAAAAAAAGAGTGGATTAGAAGGGGTTTACTTAAATAAAAATTTAAAAAGTCCCATCTGAGCCCACATTCTGTTTTCTGCCTGTTCGTATACAATAGAATACTCGGAATCAAGAACATCCTCAGTGACTTCCTCTCCCCTGTGAGCAGGTAAACAGTGCATAAATTTAACATCTTTATCAGCCTTTTCAATTAGTTTTGAATTTACCTGATAGTTTATAAAAATTTTCTTTCTTATTTCAGCTTCAGATTCCTGTCCCATTGAAGCCCATACATCTGTATATACAAACTTTGCTCCTTTAACAGCTTCATAGGGATCATAGGTATATATTATTTTTGCACCAGTTTTTTTTGCTATTTCAATTGCTTTATCCATTATTTCTTTTTTTGGCTCATAACCTTTTGGTGTTGCAACCCTTATTTCACCTCCTGTTAAAGAAAATCCGAGGATCAGGGAGTGACACACATTGTTTCCGTCACCAACAAAAGCAAGGGGTCCTTTTAAATTACCTGAAATTTC is a window of candidate division WOR-3 bacterium DNA encoding:
- the argF gene encoding ornithine carbamoyltransferase; the protein is MKKDFLSMLDINSEELLKILEFAEKFKKGKIEKILKNKIFALIFEKPSLRTRVSFETGIKKLGGDSIYLSQQDVGMGKRESVKDIAKNLERWTDGIISRVFSHETLLILAKESKIPVINALSDLEHPCQILADLMTVKEISGNLKGPLAFVGDGNNVCHSLILGFSLTGGEIRVATPKGYEPKKEIMDKAIEIAKKTGAKIIYTYDPYEAVKGAKFVYTDVWASMGQESEAEIRKKIFINYQVNSKLIEKADKDVKFMHCLPAHRGEEVTEDVLDSEYSIVYEQAENRMWAQMGLFKFLFK